In Halobacterium noricense, the genomic stretch TGACAGTGGCGCGGTCGTTGCCGGGTCGACGTGGCCAGCGGGCGCGGACTCGCCAGCGCCGCGTGCTCGCCAGGAGGCCGCGTGGATCGTGCGACTCGCTGCCGACGGAAGTCTCGACTGGCAGTGGCGCGTCAACCCCGAGAACGGGGCGCGCATCGAGGCGCTGGCCCCACACCCCGATGGCGGTGTGGTCGCGGTCGGGCGTCGTGGCTTCGCGACGGAGAACCGGGGCGTCGGCTGGCTGGTCGCCCTCGACGCGGCGGGGAATCGGCGCTGGGCACGGACGTACCCGCAGGAGTCGTGGAACTGGCATCAGGACGTCGTCTCCGTCGATGGTGGGTACGTGCTCGTCGGGACACGTGAGATGGACGCGGAGACGGACGCGCGTGGGGCGTGGCTGCTCCGTGTCGACGCTGACGGGCGCGTGGTCTGGGATCTGCAGGCGGCGACCGGGACGGACGCACAGACCGCTCACGCACTCCCCGACGGTGGGATCCTGGTCGCCGGGGAGCGCGCCACGGATGCCCGTGAGCGGAACGCTGGCTGGCTCGGGAAGTTCGGTGGCGAGCCAGCGCCCGGATCGAATGGCGGGCCGAATGTCTCACTGCCGTCCCCACCTAGCTGGGCCGGACCAGCCCTCGCTGGTGGTGTCGTTGGTGCTGTTGGCGCGCGTGCCGTTGCGCGCTGGCGACAGTCACGTTCGGACGTCAACCAGTGAATCCTACTCAGTGCAGCGTGTGCCTACTCTCGGGAGCACGTCGTCCAGCAGAACTAACCTTCTTGCAGTAGCGCATGCAGACGATGGCGTCTCCGACTGACGGTGAACGACCAACGGACGCGGTCACCGTCGCCCAGCGGTATCTCAGCTATGAACGACCGCTCAGTACGCTTGTTGGCGTGGTCGTTGCCTCGGTGTTCCTGGCGACATACCTGCTGAGGGGGCTGCTGGCTGCGGTCCTCGTTGGCGCGGCGCTGGTCGTTGTCATCCGTGCTCCAGTGCTTCGACCGCACGGAACGATACGGCTCCGGAGTGACGACGATGTGGAAACGGTGCGTGCTGCGTTTACGGGGCTGACACCGCCCGTCCTCGCGTTCCAGTGGGGAATCGCGGATGCTGTGACGACTGCGAACGGCGTGCCAACCTACGTCGTGTCGTATCTGTTCGGCCTGCGAACGAACGAGGTGACCGTCCAAACGGACACGGCGCCGACAGCAGGCGGTGACACCCGCGTAACACTCGACGTCACGATCAACGGCCACCCGTGGGCGACGTACACTGCGACGATTCGGGACGATAGCGACGAGACTGTCGTCGACGTTGCATACGTCGCCGAGCGCGGCTTCGGTCTGCGACGCCTGCCACAGCAGCTCGTGCTCCGGCACTACAGAGACGAAGCCCTCGAAGCGCAGGGGTATACGGTCGTCGAGCGCGACGCACAACTTCGGTAAGCCCCAGGATGACTCACTTCGGCCGCGTCAGTTTTTACTCAAAACGTTCTCCGAAACGCTGTGTTCGTGTCTGTTGCGAGAGGTTGTACTGACACGGATGGCGCGTCACAACATCTATTGCGATGGAGAGGGAAAGTAGAGTAAGATGGCCACAAACAACGACAAAATCCAGTTTCGGGGTGAAACTGAGAAGAAGGCGACTCAGATTGTCGATCAGATGCGTCTTGGTGGGATCAACATCAGTGAGCTTGCTCGACAGGGCCTTCAAGAGAAACTCCGAGAAGTCCTCTCGGACGAGGAGAAGATCACCCTCCACCAGCGATACAAGCAGGGAGAGCTCTCTGAAGAAGTTGCAGAGATCCTTCTTGGTGATGGCTTAGACGAAATTGAGCGCGAGCGGGAGGCCTTCGAGGAGGCTGCAGAGCTTGATACGACCGGAGTTTTCCAGAAGTGAAGATGGTGGACGATGCTGTGCGCCATCCAGTCATCGTTGATACGGACGCAGTGATCGCCGTAGCGAACACGAATCTCTGGTCTCGAATTTCGGACAATCTACAGCTGACAACGACGAACGTCTGTTATCACGAGCTGAAGCGCCACGTTCGCGAGATGTCTGAGTACGCGCCTGAAGGGACGAGAGAACGGTGGATGCACGATGGGAGCAAGAGGGCAATTGAGTCGTTCGACGACGAGGATCAGCCGTTTACGACGGTCCCGTGTGTTCCCCGACCGCATGGCGAGGATGCTGGGGAGAAGTCCGTGAAGACGGAAATCGAACAGAATACAGCGCTGTACCGGTTCGCTATTTTGATGGATAAGCACGGACGTCGGGCGATTAATCGAGTATTCGACGACGCAGAAGAGACGACTGGGAAGGCGGTTGCTCCCACGTTTTTGCTGTATCTGTTACTAGACGAGGGGGCGTGCACTGTAGCTGAGTTTTGTCAGGCCTGTGGCGAGATGCTTCGAGGAGAAGGCTGGACAGGGTATCAAGCGATTCAGGCAGCATGGGAAGCGATCCCGGTCGATTGCTCGCAGTATCTCCCGAACGATCTACTGCCATGAATACTCCTGACTAAAGAAATCGGACTACCAACTACTGCTGAGGGACACGTCTGCGCACGGTGACAGCGCGAGCACTACCGTCGCGTCCTCACGTGATTCGGTGACGGTTATCCCTCGTCCACGACACAGCGGTTTTTCGTGCGCCGCGAGGGGTGCGGCGCGCCTCCTGAGAGGCGGGTCGTGGTGACACGTAGCGAGCGGAAGCCCACCCCTTTAGGGGTGGGTGTAAGCGACAGCATCGCCCACCAGTCCACGCGCTACGACTCGTCTGGATGTTCAACCGCTTCCAACCCCGCTTCGATAATCTCTCGATAGGCGTCTTCGAGGCTCGCGTCCTGCTGTTCAGCGTAGTCTTTCACCCGCCCGTTCAGCGTGTGTGAGATGTCGATGTTCGGTCGCATCGTTTATGTCCAAAAGACATATAGACGTAGAACTACAAATGTCTGTTGTCGTGCGGCGAACCAACACGTTCGCGGTTCGGCCGCTCTCCCCCAAGGACGAGCAACTGCTCCGCGAGTTGTTGGACGCCTCCGCCAGCCTCTGGAACGAACTCACCTACGAACGTCGCCAGAACTTCTTCGACGGCGAGAGTGTGTGGGATACCGCCGACTACCGCAAGCAGTACGTCGGTGTCCTCGGCTCTGCCACCGCTCAACAGGTCATCCGCAAGAACAGCGAGGCGTGGCGGTCGTTCTTCTCTGCCCGAGAGGATGGCGAGGACACCGCCCCGCCCGGCTACTGGGGCAACGAGGCCGAGGGCCGGGAGTTGCGGACGTACATCCGCAACGACCAGTACACCCTCGAAACCGGCGGGCGGAGCCGCCTCGAAATCCCTGTGGGACAAGACCTGAAAGATGAATACAGGCTTGGCTACCACGACCGTCTGCGCCTCGAAGTCGCTGGCAACCCCAATTGGGAGGGCGAACAGGGCCGGTTGGAACTGTACTACGACGAGGTGGCCGACACGTTCAGGGCCATTCAACCCGTCACCGTGCCTGATTCTCGACGGGATTCACCACTGGCTTCGGAAGAAGCCGCGCTGGACGTGGGCGCGAACAACCTCGTCGCCTGTACCACCACCACCGGCCAGCAGTACCTTTACGAGGGCCGCGACCTGTTCGCCCGCTTCCGGGAAACCACCGAGGAGATTGCCCGCTTGCAGTCCAAACTCTGCGAGGGCCGGTACAGTAGCCGGCTGATTCGACGCCTCTATCGCAAGCGGACGCGACGGCGCGACCACGCACAGGACGCGCTCGTGCGCGACCTGATGGAACGACTGTACGACAAGGGCGTTGCCACGGTGTACGTGGGCGACCTCACCGATGTCTTGTCGGAGCACTGGTCGGCAGAGGTGAACGAGAAAACGCACCAGTTCTGGGCGTATCGCTCGTTCATCGACCGGCTCGCCACGACCGCCGAAGAGTACGGCATCACGGTCGAAGTAAAGTCAGAAGCATACACGACGGCGGAGTGCCCCGAGTGTGGCGAACGCGATGATACAGAGCGGGACGGCGATGTGTTCCGCTGTCTGTGTGGCTACGAGGGGCACGCCGACCTCGACGCGTCGCGGACGTTCCTCGAACGACAGGCTGGCGAATCCGAAGTCGGGTCGATGGCACGGCCCGTGCGCCTCAAGTGGGACGACCATAACTGGTCGGAGATACCATACTCTCCCGAGAGGGTAAGTCCCAACGAGGAGCGCACAAACCGGAGTACCCGCAAGGGGAAACTTGCCTCCGTGGGTGCGGCATAGCCAACACCCCCACCGGA encodes the following:
- a CDS encoding RNA-guided endonuclease InsQ/TnpB family protein: MSVVVRRTNTFAVRPLSPKDEQLLRELLDASASLWNELTYERRQNFFDGESVWDTADYRKQYVGVLGSATAQQVIRKNSEAWRSFFSAREDGEDTAPPGYWGNEAEGRELRTYIRNDQYTLETGGRSRLEIPVGQDLKDEYRLGYHDRLRLEVAGNPNWEGEQGRLELYYDEVADTFRAIQPVTVPDSRRDSPLASEEAALDVGANNLVACTTTTGQQYLYEGRDLFARFRETTEEIARLQSKLCEGRYSSRLIRRLYRKRTRRRDHAQDALVRDLMERLYDKGVATVYVGDLTDVLSEHWSAEVNEKTHQFWAYRSFIDRLATTAEEYGITVEVKSEAYTTAECPECGERDDTERDGDVFRCLCGYEGHADLDASRTFLERQAGESEVGSMARPVRLKWDDHNWSEIPYSPERVSPNEERTNRSTRKGKLASVGAA